The following proteins are co-located in the Pochonia chlamydosporia 170 chromosome 6, whole genome shotgun sequence genome:
- a CDS encoding tRNA-guanine transglycosylase family protein (similar to Metarhizium acridum CQMa 102 XP_007806818.1), translated as MSETHHIDSDMPARKVFELLGAVVADGCAARLGRLSIPGRKTIDTPNYTAVTSRGAIPHLTPDNVTRHTNLGAAYMALEDFVERKEPPIYNTPEHNTLRRLHNFTALSPDRTTILGARRCPAVVTPMGNGAKAVTLFTSTGFASVNVSQYVAAVTSLQPDIVVPLADSLHTSTTPASKKLIKMVERTEEWVDDFLRQFESRKHLDELGISVFAPVLPVELPIQWDYLRHLAEDITDDLSGLAVYDVNILPELKPYKPLAGLPKISFDQPRSPHEVLRQISLGVDICAVPFVNSVSDAGVALTFSFPAPEFQTPEPMGINMWSEEHSVAVVPLQEGCECYACTHHHRAYLRHLLNAKEMLGWNLLQIHNHHVIDVFFQGIRAELKKGLDNFEEQRKKFLAAYEPELPEGTGERPRARGYHFKSEAGQEKMNKSTWIDMDRKPNGQAVESMEVESI; from the exons ATGAGTGAAACTCACCACATCGACTCAGACATGCCTGCGCGAAAGGTCTTCGAACTCCTTGGCGCCGTGGTTGCAGACGGTTGTGCAGCTCGACTCGGACGACTATCCATACCAGGTAGAAAGACGATTGACACCCCAAACTACACTGCTGTCACTTCTCGAGGCGCCATACCTCATCTCACTCCCGACAATGTCACCCGTCATACAAACTTAGGCGCAGCCTACATGGCACTGGAAGATT TTGTCGAGCGTAAAGAACCCCCAATCTACAATACCCCTGAGCACAACACACTCCGCCGTTTACACAATTTCACTGCCCTGTCACCAGACAGAACCACCATCTTGGGCGCAAGAAGATGTCCCGCCGTCGTAACTCCCATGGGGAACGGCGCAAAAGCCGTCACGCTCTTCACCTCAACTGGCTTCGCAAGCGTCAACGTATCCCAATATGTCGCCGCAGTCACGAGCCTCCAACCAGATATCGTTGTTCCGCTGGCAGATTCACTCCACACAAGCACGACCCCAGCGTCCAAGAAACTCATCAAAATGGTGGAGCGGACGGAGGAATGGGTTGACGACTTTCTGCGGCAGTTTGAAAGCAGAAAACACCTGGACGAACTTGGCATTTCTGTCTTTGCACCCGTCCTTCCAGTCGAATTGCCAATTCAGTGGGATTACCTGAGACACCTCGCAGAAGATATCACCGATGATCTGTCAGGCTTGGCCGTGTACGACGTCAATATTCTGCCAGAACTCAAACCATACAAACCCCTCGCCGGACTGCCGAAGATTTCTTTTGACCAACCCAGGTCACCGCACGAGGTTTTACGCCAAATATCTCTTGGGGTGGATATCTGCGCAGTCCCATTTGTGAATAGCGTCTCTGATGCTGGAGTAGCACTCACATTTAGCTTCCCGGCCCCAGAGTTTCAAACACCAGAGCCGATGGGCATCAACATGTGGTCTGAGGAGCACAGCGTCGCAGTGGTACCGctccaagaaggatgcgAGTGCTACGCCTGTACTCACCACCACAGAGCGTATCTGCGGCATCTACTCAATgcgaaggagatgttggGGTGGAATTTGCTGCAGATTCATAATCATCATGTCATTGATGTATTTTTCCAAGGTATTCGAGCAGAATTGAAGAAGGGATTGGATAACTTTGAAGAACAGAGAAAGAAGTTTTTGGCAGCATATGAGCCTGAGTTGCCAGAGGGCACGGGTGAACGGCCGAGAGCACGTGGATATCATTTTAAGAGCGAGGCCGGgcaggagaagatgaatAAATCTACTTGGATAGATATGGACCGTAAGCCAAATGGGCAGGCTGTAGAGAGTATGGAGGTAGAGAGCATATAG